In Solanum pennellii chromosome 3, SPENNV200, a single window of DNA contains:
- the LOC107015030 gene encoding zinc finger protein CONSTANS-LIKE 16-like: protein MMTSESKTANAIGGKTARACDSCLSKRARWFCPADDAFLCQSCDVSIHSANQLASRHERVRLETYSNKSTITKLVDKTHQPSWHQGFTRKARTPRNGKKAQIRQWKKNEENRVPEIGSEENSLDENEFENEEQLLYRVPIFDPFEAELCNVPDETGSIVDLDILLNTEDTCHDLNLPEFLSSDIELAEFAADVETLLGGEEEQSTQLLNADFENNKAIKIEVEDEEMRTVVACHLDPELDMEREALNWNFDEYYEETVEQKVMAADAAVTEFIASAEEYSGSSTKSDEKNRLFLRLNHEAVISAWPNQSSPWTNGIRPHFNPDDYWPEFFSETSVGNYGGHVRSGDGGREARVSRYREKRRNRLFSKKIRYEVRKLNAEKRPRLKGRFIKRSSSSFSVPGFSYMMNKR from the exons ATGATGACTAGTGAAAGTAAGACGGCAAATGCTATAGGAGGAAAAACAGCTAGAGCTTGTGATAGCTGTTTGTCAAAGAGGGCACGTTGGTTTTGCCCAGCTGATGATGCCTTTCTTTGTCAATCGTGCGATGTTTCGATCCATTCGGCGAACCAATTGGCGAGTCGGCATGAACGTGTTCGTCTCGAAACATATTCTAACAAATCAACTATTACAAAATTAGTCGACAAAACTCATCAACCTTCTTGGCACCAGGGATTTACTCGAAAGGCTAGAACGCCGAGAAATGGAAAAAAGGCACAAATCAGGCAATGGAAAAAGAACGAAGAAAATCGGGTACCGGAAATTGGCAGCGAAGAGAATTCGTTGGATGAAAATGAATTCGAAAACGAAGAGCAGCTGCTTTATCGAGTTCCAATTTTCGATCCGTTTGAAGCAGAACTCTGCAATGTGCCAGATGAAACTGGATCTATTGTTGATCTGGACATTTTGTTGAACACTGAAGATACATGCCATGATTTGAACCTTCCGGAATTTCTTTCATCTGATATTGAGCTTGCTGAATTCGCTGCGGATGTTGAAACCTTATTGGGAGGCGAAGAAGAACAGAGTACTCAGTTATTAAATGCggattttgaaaataacaaggcgattaaaattgaagttgaagACGAAGAAATGAGAACTGTTGTTGCTTGTCATTTGGATCCTGAATTGGATATGGAAAGGGAAGCACTGAATTGGAACTTTGATGAATATTATGAAGAAACAGTTGAGCAGAAAGTAATGGCAGCAGATGCAGCAGTAACAGAATTTATCGCTAGTGCAGAAGAGTACAGTGGTAGCAGTACAAAATCTGATGAAAAAAACAGACTGTTTCTCAGGCTTAATCATGAGGCGGTTATTAGTGCTTGGCCAAATCAATCTTCTCCATGGACAAATGGAATACGACCCCATTTCAATCCTGATGACTACTGGCCCGAATTTTTCTCg GAAACAAGTGTAGGTAATTATGGGGGACATGTAAGAAGTGGCGATGGAGGAAGAGAAGCAAGGGTATCGCGTTACAGAGAGAAGAGACGGAATAGATTGTTTTCGAAGAAAATTCGATATGAAGTTAGGAAATTGAATGCAGAAAAAAGGCCTAGGCTGAAAGGACGATTCATTAAAAGGAGCTCATCGTCGTTTTCAGTGCCTGGTTTTTCTTACATGATGAATAAACGATGA